The Nicotiana sylvestris chromosome 6, ASM39365v2, whole genome shotgun sequence genomic sequence TATATACTATGAGATTTCCATCTCTTACTATTTAATTAAAGGAAAACTacgatttcaaaaatattaaatgaGACCTAAATTAAGTATTTAGTGTTGGTTTgcttgacagcggtgtccggcgccatcacgacgttTAATGGATCTTGGTTCGTGACATCATATTAATTTATCACAATTAAAAGAattaaagagaaaagaagaatgtCAATTATTCATCGTTAGGCAAAATAAATTTATTTGCAAACACATATCAATACATCTATTATGGGGATAAATTTTAACCATATTTGTTCCATCTACTTGTTAAGCAATACGCGCACTTACAATTCAACTTTGTAAACTTATTAGCTAAGTTTGTAGATTAACTAATTATCAAGCATTAGGTTCATTAATTAACAAGGTATATTACGATAAGAATAAATTTGAAATCAAGTCAATTTATTGCCTTTAATTTGGACCTCTGTAACGCACTATTTACTATGCCACTTCTTGTGGACACGTCGCATGACTTACAGTATAATTAAACTTCATAAACTAATTATCAAGCATTAAATTCACTATTTACAGTGCGGAAATCATCTGCAAAGTACAATCTTAAAAAAATTTGTGAATTTAAGTTTCATAGTTGATAGTGTAAAAAATCATTAAGCATATGTTATTTGGCCAGTTCAACAAGTTAATTTCCTGATTTTACTATTACTAACACATATTTTAGTACTCCATATAAACTTACCGGAGATGTAGTTGGCTTTCCAGACTTTtcttcaatattttttttttaaccccaaacaccccccccccccccccgccgcCGCTCTCAATCCATTCCACTATTCCAGAGGGATCAACAGTGGCCCCCTGAACAGAGTAGCTCACTGATAGtttatgaaagaaaaaaataagtctACATAGATTAAGGTATTGTAAATATGAAAAAGGAAATAATAAACTCATGTATTTAACGAGAATAACGGATCTATTAAGTCAACTTAATTTTCTAACTGGAGAAACATTATTGGTCAAAGTATCTCAATTTAACTGCATGAATTGAGTGTCAAACAACATTTTCTCTTTTCTATTTTCTTCATGGGTGGCAGACAAAGGAACTCTAAATCATTTGTGCATCATTTAAAAAGGGCAACCAACCAGGCAAGACTTGATTATAAATTAAGCAAGTTATGAAGCAAGTcaagaaatatatatattatgaCTATTCTTGGGAGACGGTTTACTTACTAGTCGAGTCTATAAATAACGTTTTTTGTGAAGTAATAAGATGTTTTTCCTAAAGCTAAGTACTATTAATCCTAGCATGATATCAGTTAAGCTTGGTGCTGTTTTCACTATTTTGCTCGTGGGTCGTGGCCACCACAAGTTAGTATCTGTTTTATTTTCTCACTAGATTGTTGTATCATTACCAGTGTTACTATTTGTGTAGTTATAAATGATTATACACACACCACACACAAATCATACTTATGTGAGGATATGTATGTGTTTCTATATGCATGATAGCTGTATATGTGTGGTTTCAACTTTTCATATACTATGTTACACTTCCATTGTTAGATTTTGTAATTATGATGGTGAAATGTTTCAGTTAATATGTCATGGTTGTCAAAGACTCAAGTTGTGGCAGCACGGAATGTTGATAATGTTCTCTCGGGAGTCAATAGGAGATTAATCCAACAACTTCATACTTGTACAAGAGATTGTGCATCTGATAGTGATTGCTATGATTGTTGGGTTTGTTGTAATTGTACATCGGTCTTAAATACTCAAAAAACTTGTACTGCGATTACATGGTAGTATTCCATTGTAACGAACTCAGCTACAGGAAAAATAATGGATTTGAATAAAAAGGCTGACTCGGTCGGCTTACTTGTATGATTCAATATATTCGGTTACTAAAtttatttaagaatataatttactacAAATGCAATCTACTGGGATATCTCGTTTATATCCTGttaattactttatttataaAGTTAAGTTCAGTGTTAAGTGTAACTTCTTGTTGGGCTGAAGGATTCATCCACTACAAGGCCTATTAGTTAGCTTTTGATTTTATTATTTGGGCTCAATTTTGTATAGGACCCGGCAAAGTCCGATTTGTAATAAGTCATGATTTGActattgtatacggtaaaattggGGGTGTCCAATTTCCTCATCATTATGGTGCCTCGCGAACGTGATTCTCGAGGTTCGAGACCGAGATCGAGGCTCACTGTCAAAGGGTCATCGGGGCCCGATCTCGGGGCAGTGCAGACCAACGGCTATATTAGAAAAGAGGGAAGTTTCCAAGACGCTTGGCTAAGACTGACAGAGCTTAGCTAGCTATTCTAAACCCAATGTAGGGCGTCAGGATATCATATCTAGCTGTCTCATCCCCGTATCCGAGTAGTTAATGTGTTTTGTACTATGTTAtgatttccctcctatataaggggcaTTCCTACCATTCTTGTAAATCTGTTGCTCCAGCTActccataagaaatatagaaaaacactctctttgctctctcatatactcttttgatattattgctttcatttattatcttcttatttgttcatcattcattgcttatcattggccataaagagccctcTTTAATTGTCTCATAACTGTTAGCCCTACCCCGATCACCCACGATAGCTCAAGTCCGAGCCCTGGAATCAACTTCGAGGCCCCAAATCGATCGGCTCGAGGCCTTGAATAGCTGACCCAACGGTTTGGTTATAGCTCTCTCCCTAACTTTATTTCGTTTTGAGTCTCATATACTCAACATCAACTTCTTaataaactagcataaaaatagatcacgtatttttagagtcccatcaataaatttaatttttaaaaccattttcacggtatacagtttggcgcccaccgtagggctaaaaataatagtgattattttcttgctggtttcgtgaCACAAAGTATTATCTTTCACACctgttcttgtccaagatcttcaaatTTCAGGTTGAATGCCTAACTCATCAGATAGAGGTGAAAACaactacctgggagaccgaggaGAAAGTGTTGTGGTTGTTCCAGCCTGGGCACAAAAAGAGATCCCTAAGCACGTCGTTCATATGATTATTGGAGGGGCCGACATTCCCCAAGGGCCCATGATCAAGCGGACAAAAATATCTGCCACAACAAAAGGGCCAATCCGAGACCGCGTGGCCGAAGACACCATCGTGTTCAGCGAAGAAGATCTCGAGTCCTTGACAGAACCACACAACGACATGCTGGTAATCTCATTTCTTTTAAACAGCGTCCGAGTTAaacgtgtgctcgtggatccaggcaaCTCGGCAAATGTGATCAGGTCAGGGGTAGTAGAGCATCTCGGGTTACTCGACCAGATCATACCCTCCTCCCGGGTAataaaaggagaaatcaccctcccattCGACGCGTCCGGCACGGTTCAGAACACAAAGTTTCAAGTCATCAATGGAGACATAAGGTATAATACATTGCTTGGCAGGCTGAGGATACACAgcatgagggcagtaccgtcaACCCTGCAACAGATGATTAAATTTCCGACAAAGGATGGCATAGTGACCATATACGGAGAACAACGTGCAGCGAAAGAAATGTTCACGGTTTACCAGGGGGAGTCGACCCAAGTACTCCCGACCTCGGATGCGTCTGGGAACATACAGACCCCCGAGGATGACgaagaagatttcctcgctcCTCGAACCTTTGTTGCCCCCGAAGAGTCGGATGCAACGAAATCGACAATCGTAGATCTGGAACAAGCTGTTTTGATCGAGCACCTCCCCAAtcgtaaggtatacctgggaacggggttaacccccaaactcaggaaaatttttattcaatttcttatagaTAATAACGACTATTTCGCGTGGTCCCACTTAGACATGACAGGTATCCCGCCGGAAATTACCTTCCACCGACTGAGTGtcgaccccaggtttaaaccggtgaagcaaaaaagaagaccccagtctgagataaaacacgcattcatcaaggatgaggtaacaaaattccttaaaatagggtccattagagaggtaaagtaccctgagtggttggccaatgtagtagtggtacccaaaaagggaaataagttaagaatgtgcgtagactataaagacttaaataaggcgTGTCCTAAGGATTTGTTCAtgttgcctaacatcgatcgtctgATTGATGCTACGGCCGGCCACAAGACCCTCACCTTTATCGATGcctattcggggtacaatcaaattcagataaACCCCGAAGATAGGGAGAATACCTCGTTtatcacaaagtatggtacctactgttacaatgtaatgcctttCGGGCTGAAAAATGTAGGGGCTACATACCACCatttagttaataaaatatttgagagtcaaataggcaaatccatggaagtttatattgacgacatgctagttaagtccctacgcgCAGAGGACAATGGTGAAATAATATCTGAACAATGACATGACCGAAGCAATGATTCAACAGACATTCTACCATGGCATTAACACGACCAATCAGTGTGTAGTGAACCAACTAGCagggggaaattttatgaacacacctTATGATCAAGCATGTGagatattggatgagatggcagatatttcctccgcttggcaaagttgAGCCAATGTGACACAGGGTGACCCCACTATCatccacttgcacaaagagctccatgattATAGCCAGGCAATATCAGAGTTAACTACTACAATGAACCAGTTAGCGAAAGCTCAATTGCAAAAGGTTCAAGCTCCtagacaagtaaatgctatggaaggtgtcaacatgttggtcaataagaggcgacaaagaggtcaacaaggtcaaggTAGTCCAGATCAATATGACCAAGGTAGTGGTGGTTTCAATCAAGATAAGGGCTATGATGAGCAAAATAAGGAAGTGCACTATGTGAACAATTACCAAGGACAAAGGGACAATGctcctaaccaacaacaacaatagagATCCCAAGGAATTGggggaatcaaaaccaacaaggcAATAGCAACTaggggaacaacaatcaaaattggggcaaccagaacaatcagggtaactggagtggcaacaacaacaattggggaggaaacaacaaccaagggggttggaataatgGCAATCAAGGGAATTGGGGGAAAGGCTTTCAAATGactccgatgtatcaacaaccaaacaacccacctccatttccgtcccaaggtcctagatcatcaaacaatgagatgggaaggatcaagatgatgtttgaacaaatgataaaGAAGAACGCCGACTCTGATGCCCAGCtggcatcccacaatacttcaatctagaatttggaggttcaacttggccagatttaacagtctttgaatactctccctaatgaggctctacctagtgatacggtagtaaacccgaagggtgggaacaacaccGGGCATGCAATGGCGGTTATTACTAGAAGTGGtcgaggtggtgatgtgaataccTCCAACCAAAAGGAAATTGTGAGTGATGAGATTCAAATGCAAGATGATGATGTTCCTTtagttgatgagcaagtgagAGAAGATAATGTGAATGTGGAAGTAAGGATTGATGTTCATGATGATGAGGTGGATACTCaagatgacgtgaacccgtctaaggaacacgtaatagacatataagaaatggtagtgcccaagtctaaggctcccttgccaaggcctcctccaccttaccctcaaaggcttgcaaagcaaaagaatgagaaccaatttagaaaatttattgacatgatgaagagcttatcaatcaatgttcctttggtggaagctcttgagaAAATGCCGGGCTACaccaagttcatgaaagacttggtgactaaaaagagatccatggactatgagaccatcaaaatgactcaccgagtaagtgcaattgtgcactcgatggctccaaagcttgaagatcccgacaCTTTCACCATCTCACGTACCATTGGGAGCGCAAAGTTTGCAAAGGCATTGTGCGATTTGGgtgcaagtatcaatttgatgccttactccgtgttcaaaactttgggtattgggcaaccgagggctacttcaatgaggttgcaaatggcggatagaactatgaagaggccGCTTGGTATTGTAGATGATGTTCTTATTCGGGTGGACAAGTTCATTTTACCccctgattttgtgatcttggattgtgaggttgattatgaggttccgatcatattgggaagacctttccttgcaactggaaagaccttagttgatgtggaagcaggggaactcaccttccgggtgggtgatgaaaaagtagtctttcatgtgtgcaagtcaatgaagcagcccaacagtactgaagtgtgctctttcgtggatcttgtcacggaagtgatagttgatgatactagtgcagcGATCAATGTAGAGGACCCTCTAGAAGCGGTATTGTTGAaacttgatgtaaatgaggatgaaggccgggtggagtgtgtcaattctttacatggaatgggctcttactcttatgagcctcagaagatctctttggatcttgagaataggaagactccaccaacaaagccctcaatcgaggaacctcccgtgttggagttaaagccattgcctccacatctcaggtatgaattcttaggcccttgttcaactttgccagttattctttcctatTGTCTTAataacatgcaggtagatgccaTATTGGTGGTtctccaaaaatggaagaaggaaatTGAATGAACTTTAGCTGATATcggggggataagccccgccttttgcatgcacaaaattattCTCGAGGAAGATTCCAAgccctccgtggaacatcaaaggaggttga encodes the following:
- the LOC138871572 gene encoding uncharacterized protein; this translates as MMKSLSINVPLVEALEKMPGYTKFMKDLVTKKRSMDYETIKMTHRVSAIVHSMAPKLEDPDTFTISRTIGSAKFAKALCDLGASINLMPYSVFKTLGIGQPRATSMRLQMADRTMKRPLGIVDDVLIRVDKFILPPDFVILDCEVDYEVDAILVVLQKWKKEIE